In Chelmon rostratus isolate fCheRos1 chromosome 21, fCheRos1.pri, whole genome shotgun sequence, the genomic window TTGAGAGCATGGTAAAGGAGCCTGAGGGTGATAATATCTATAGGCCAAAGGGTGACAGAGAGGTTTATTCAAGGTCACGGCATTTTTTGCTCAAACATTCCTACCTCAGTTTATAAAGATGTATATTGAATCTTTAATTTTATTGAAATTGTAAGAGCACAATCAAAGCTGCTCATTTCTTACCATGTCCAAGAGAACTTCAATCTTTAGTTTCAGGAGgttgttctcctcctccagttgtacatttcttttcttAAGCCGCTGCAATTCCCTACCAGAAGCATTCCCGCTAGATtctgtttcaacaaaaacagatttaatatTGTGTATTGTGTCAAAGACCAACAGTCATCCAGCAAATATGGCAGAACATGCAAGAACaacacaaagtaaaacaaaggTTTTACTGCAGTTAAACTGAGGAGGAAGCCACTGCACTGGTTGTGTTCAGCGTTATTGATGTCATTACCTGTCATCCACTGTCCATCTTCAAATCTCCAGCTCTGACCTCCAATGTTCATCACAGGAGGTCCATACTCAAGACCCAGCTCCACCTCTCTGGTTGAGCGATCCAACTAAAAGGGACGAGaaggtgaaaaaacaacaaatcaatcTGCATACACACCCAATGAAAAGTGGGTAACACAATTTCAAGCTGCAGCCTCCTTTGCACAATCCACATCTAAGCCGTCTTAAAAAACGTCTTAAGGACGATGATGCTGCAAAAGAAAGTTCTATTAAACTCACCGTGTGAAGACTGGACAGTGATGCAGATTTGCGAGGTGGAGTCTTCTTCGGACTGAATGTGTTTCCAAAAAGCGGCATCTTTAGTGACTTTTTAAGGTCCTGTATAAAAGATGGTGCAACAATGGCAGTATTATTAGCATCAGCATTGTATGTACAGCAGTGTCACATATAGCTAGAGTAACTTATGTGTCTATTGTTGCGAATGGTACGTTGCATTACCGCGCTAATGCTAGGTGGCTAACACTCGCTAGGTGTACTACTCATACCTGACATTTAATTGAAATTGTCGACTGCGTCACAGGTGGGTTAGTAGTTGTTGTGTCACTGAAAATATATAGCTAGTATATTTACCTCCATACAGACTATTTATTTAAATTCTTAACGTGGTGGTTGAAATTCTTTCCTCTCCAAACAAACCATGCTTCCTACTGCGCAAGTGTGAAAGTTCCAATTGTCTAAAAGAGACAACGGTGAAATATTGCACGGGTATAATATACAGCAATTAGAAGGGATTTGCCAACACCAGCCAGTTGAAGACATGTAAAGTATTAAACGACGTTTGAATATTCTACACAGGTCATCGTATGCACATTTTAATGGTCAATCCTGTATTAGAATAACCTAAACACCCCTATGTGGTGGTGACAATGGAATCATCCATATAACGTAAATGGATCACCATGGTGATCGCGTCACTCGGCATTTCCAAGCGGTTGTCTCAGAATACACATAGTGTGTATTCTAGGAAAGTAATGAAGTTGTTTCTGAAACTTAGGTTGTCGAGAAGTGAGGTTTTAAACAGCATCTGGACAATCAAAATCGAGGTACTATGGGACCTGTGACGGGTAAAGTATGTGTGAGCCCGCCCCACCTCTCGTCGGCCCCAGTGGCCTAATGGATAAGGCACTGGCCTCCTAAGCCAGGGATTGTGGGTTCGAGTCCCATCTGGGGTGGTTACGTTTTGCAAAGACAAGTTCATTCACGGACCACCACCAGTATAATTTTAGAGACGGTAAATGCTTCCAGCAAGTAATACTTAGAccaactgaaaaacacagtttaaggTGCGCCTCCGGACTCCCATTTCACCGGCGCTCTCAATAGAAGTAACCACCCTGCATGCCAGGCAGATGTTTGCAGGATAATGTCAGCTAACATGGAGAAGCAGAGCATGAAACTGTGCGTACTGTTGACCGCATTGGCTACTTCAGTGCAAACTTACCGTGAGTAACGTTGCTGTGGTGTGTCTGTATATGACAGAAACTCATTTTGTACCCAATATAATTAAGTTAAACCTCCTGTTGAAAAAGACaggctgtttgtgtatgtggaaATTATGATGTTTTAGTTATACTGCTCTATTCTATTCAATGTACTTATTTAtctattatatatttattaccgtttttgtttttgtttattgaaaTACCACATCAGTATACTGGCATATTTAAGCAATGatgtattctttttttaaatggttttgCGTCCATTACGTTATGTTTACTAATATTAAGTGGGAGAAACCTTGTATATTTCCTTGTAAGTTGTATGTGCAATTGTACACATATAATAAATTAAGTGAATTGCATTCTACCTGCATGTCCAATTAACTATTCGAATCAATGTGAAGCCCTGTGATAAGCAACAGGTAAGGAGAAAATGTTGCGTTTTCCTTATTCTTCATTCTATTGGTGTCATAACATTATCTTACATAATGCGTGTTATCCAACCTCAACCCTGTAACCCTGTCTATCCTTCTACAATGGTAGAGCTCCAAGAGGCCACTGTGAACTGGGATGCTGCCCAGAAAAGTGTGGTCCTGAAGCGAggggtgatggagacagaggggggagccTACGGTTACTTCAATGACACTCTGCTCATGTCTGGATGGGGCGTTTTGGAGA contains:
- the cby1 gene encoding protein chibby homolog 1 isoform X2, encoding MPLFGNTFSPKKTPPRKSASLSSLHTLDRSTREVELGLEYGPPVMNIGGQSWRFEDGQWMTESSGNASGRELQRLKKRNVQLEEENNLLKLKIEVLLDMLTETTVEYHLMEKEVEDIKTQHRRKK
- the cby1 gene encoding protein chibby homolog 1 isoform X1, which produces MEDLKKSLKMPLFGNTFSPKKTPPRKSASLSSLHTLDRSTREVELGLEYGPPVMNIGGQSWRFEDGQWMTESSGNASGRELQRLKKRNVQLEEENNLLKLKIEVLLDMLTETTVEYHLMEKEVEDIKTQHRRKK